Proteins encoded by one window of Armatimonadota bacterium:
- a CDS encoding ABC transporter permease subunit yields MRAFVHVALPLASPALVSTGILAFAFSWNEFIYALTLTFERATTIPLLIAGAKMSQGIQFWFVSVRVLLALLPPVLLAFAVQRYVVQGLTLGALH; encoded by the coding sequence TTGCGCGCCTTCGTGCACGTAGCACTCCCCCTCGCATCCCCTGCCCTGGTCTCCACCGGGATCCTGGCCTTCGCCTTCTCCTGGAACGAGTTCATCTATGCCCTCACGCTCACGTTTGAACGGGCCACCACCATCCCCCTTCTGATCGCGGGGGCCAAGATGAGCCAGGGGATCCAGTTCTGGTTCGTGTCCGTCCGCGTGCTGTTGGCCCTCCTGCCTCCCGTGCTTCTGGCATTCGCCGTCCAGCGGTATGTGGTACAGGGCCTCACCCTGGGAGCGCTGCACTAG